A region from the Hypericibacter adhaerens genome encodes:
- a CDS encoding formate dehydrogenase subunit gamma — MGVMPWSAARAAELIEQYRSQAGPCLPILHALQEEFGHVPSEAVPMVAEALNLSRAEVHGVVSFYHEFRRTPPGRHVLKLCRAEACQSVGTDRLAAEVKAHFGIGFHETTADGKLTLEPVFCLGNCACGPAAMLDDRVLGRVDLKKIEQHLARHVAEERKA, encoded by the coding sequence ATGGGCGTCATGCCCTGGTCGGCAGCAAGGGCCGCGGAGCTGATCGAGCAATATCGATCGCAGGCGGGTCCATGCCTGCCGATTTTACATGCTTTGCAGGAAGAGTTCGGCCATGTGCCGAGCGAGGCCGTCCCGATGGTGGCCGAGGCGCTGAATCTGTCGCGCGCCGAGGTCCATGGCGTCGTCTCCTTCTATCACGAGTTCCGCCGCACGCCGCCCGGCCGCCATGTGCTGAAGCTCTGCCGCGCCGAGGCCTGCCAGTCGGTGGGCACGGACCGGCTCGCGGCCGAGGTGAAGGCCCATTTCGGTATCGGTTTCCATGAGACCACGGCCGACGGCAAGCTCACGCTCGAGCCGGTCTTCTGCCTCGGCAATTGCGCCTGCGGCCCCGCCGCGATGCTCGATGACCGCGTCTTGGGCCGGGTCGATCTGAAGAAGATCGAGCAGCATCTGGCGCGCCATGTCGCCGAGGAGCGCAAGGCGTGA
- a CDS encoding LysR family transcriptional regulator, with protein sequence MLLRQLEYLVTLARERHFGRAATACHVTQPTLSAAIRELESELGVLIVERGQRFRGLTPEGERIVEWAHRILADRDAMHQEVALLKEGLSGHLTIGVIPTALAALGLLTTPFRHLYPRVHLTVLSMSSIEIQRGLDNFEIDAALTYLDNEPLLRVRSVALYRERYYLVTGDPDLFTGHREVSWAEAAAVPLCLLTPDMQNRRIINHAFEEAGALPVPVVESDSILGLYTHVRSGLAAILSQASLHLLGQPHWLRALPLASPRPERAIGLVYPDRDPLQPTARALVEVAQTLDIDETLRSVDEAHG encoded by the coding sequence ATGCTTCTTCGCCAGCTCGAATATCTCGTGACGCTGGCGCGCGAGCGCCATTTCGGCCGGGCGGCGACCGCCTGCCATGTGACGCAGCCCACGCTCTCGGCCGCGATCCGCGAGCTCGAATCCGAGCTCGGCGTGCTGATCGTCGAGCGCGGCCAGCGCTTCCGCGGTCTGACGCCCGAGGGCGAACGGATCGTGGAATGGGCCCACCGCATCCTCGCCGACCGCGATGCGATGCATCAGGAGGTGGCGTTGCTGAAGGAGGGCTTGAGCGGCCATCTCACGATCGGCGTCATCCCCACGGCGCTGGCGGCGCTGGGCCTCCTGACCACGCCCTTCCGCCACCTCTATCCGCGCGTGCATCTGACGGTGCTGTCGATGAGCTCGATCGAGATCCAGCGCGGGCTCGACAATTTCGAGATCGACGCGGCCCTCACCTATCTCGACAACGAGCCGCTCCTGCGCGTGCGCAGCGTCGCCCTCTATCGCGAGCGCTACTATCTCGTCACGGGCGATCCCGATCTCTTCACGGGCCACCGCGAGGTGAGCTGGGCCGAAGCCGCCGCGGTGCCGCTCTGCCTGCTGACCCCCGACATGCAGAACCGGCGCATCATCAACCATGCCTTCGAGGAGGCCGGCGCCCTGCCCGTCCCGGTGGTCGAATCGGATTCGATCCTCGGGCTCTATACCCATGTGCGCAGCGGGCTGGCCGCCATCCTGAGCCAGGCTTCGCTGCATCTCCTGGGGCAGCCGCACTGGCTGCGGGCCCTGCCGCTCGCCAGCCCCCGGCCCGAGCGCGCGATCGGGCTGGTCTATCCCGACCGGGACCCGTTGCAGCCGACCGCCCGGGCTTTGGTCGAAGTGGCCCAAACCCTTGATATCGATGAAACTTTGCGGTCGGTCGATGAAGCCCATGGGTAA
- a CDS encoding formate dehydrogenase beta subunit, with the protein MTRIFVPIDSTALSLDAEEVAEALAQGLQRKGAQAEIVRNGSRGLFWLEPLVEVETPAGRVGYGPVTPADVPGLLAANFLEGGEHPLRLGLVEEIPYLKRQQRLTFARCGIVDPLSLSDYEAHGGYRGLAKALTLEPAAIVEAVTVSGLRGRGGAGFPTGIKWKTVLGAASDQKYIVCNADEGDSGTFADRLLLEGDPFVLIEGMTIAGVAVGATQGFVYIRSEYPHSFRTFKQAVQIARDEGKLGRRILGSPHDFDIEVRLGAGAYICGEETSLLESLEGKRGVIRFKPPLPALQGLFGKPTVVNNLITLATVPFILSEGAETYRDFGMGRSRGTLPVQLAGNVKYGGLVELAFGVTLDTLINDFGGGTRSGRPLRAVQIGGPLGAYLPVSLLGLPMDYEALAAKRGMLGHGGMVLFDDSVDMARQARFAMEFCALESCGKCTPCRIGSTRGVEVLDRIIAGRDPDKQTALLRDLCEVMTDGSLCALGGLTPLPVLSALEHFPEDFKRPVPAAAE; encoded by the coding sequence GTGACCCGGATTTTCGTACCCATCGATTCCACCGCCCTCTCGCTCGACGCCGAGGAGGTGGCCGAGGCGCTGGCCCAGGGGCTCCAGCGCAAGGGCGCCCAGGCCGAGATCGTCCGCAACGGCTCGCGTGGCCTGTTCTGGCTGGAGCCGCTGGTCGAGGTGGAGACACCGGCGGGCCGTGTCGGCTATGGGCCGGTGACGCCCGCGGATGTGCCGGGCCTCCTCGCCGCCAATTTCCTCGAGGGCGGCGAACATCCGCTGCGCCTCGGCCTGGTCGAGGAGATTCCCTATCTCAAGCGCCAGCAGCGCCTGACCTTCGCGCGCTGCGGCATCGTCGATCCGCTCTCGCTCTCGGACTATGAGGCGCATGGCGGCTATCGCGGGCTCGCCAAGGCACTGACCCTGGAGCCGGCCGCAATCGTCGAGGCCGTCACGGTCTCGGGCCTGCGCGGCCGCGGTGGCGCCGGCTTTCCCACGGGCATCAAATGGAAGACGGTGCTGGGCGCCGCTTCCGACCAGAAATACATCGTCTGCAATGCCGACGAAGGCGACAGCGGCACCTTCGCCGACCGCCTGCTGCTCGAGGGCGATCCTTTCGTGCTGATCGAGGGCATGACGATCGCGGGCGTCGCGGTCGGCGCCACCCAGGGCTTCGTCTATATCCGCTCGGAATATCCGCACAGCTTCCGCACCTTCAAGCAGGCGGTCCAGATCGCGCGCGACGAAGGCAAGCTCGGCCGCCGCATCCTCGGCAGCCCGCATGATTTCGACATCGAGGTCCGGCTCGGCGCCGGCGCCTATATCTGCGGCGAGGAGACCTCGCTCTTGGAAAGCCTCGAGGGCAAGCGCGGCGTGATCCGCTTCAAGCCGCCGCTGCCGGCCCTCCAGGGCCTGTTCGGCAAGCCCACCGTGGTCAACAACCTGATCACGCTGGCGACCGTGCCTTTCATTCTCTCCGAGGGGGCCGAGACCTATCGCGATTTCGGCATGGGCCGCTCGCGCGGCACCCTGCCGGTGCAGCTCGCCGGCAATGTGAAATATGGCGGCCTCGTCGAGCTCGCCTTCGGCGTCACGCTCGATACGCTGATCAACGATTTCGGCGGCGGCACGCGCAGCGGCCGGCCTCTGCGGGCGGTCCAGATCGGCGGACCGCTCGGCGCCTATCTGCCGGTGAGCCTGCTCGGCCTGCCGATGGATTACGAGGCGCTCGCCGCCAAGCGCGGCATGCTCGGCCATGGCGGCATGGTGCTGTTCGACGACAGCGTGGACATGGCGCGCCAGGCCCGCTTCGCGATGGAATTCTGTGCCCTCGAATCCTGCGGCAAATGCACCCCCTGCCGCATCGGCTCGACCCGCGGCGTCGAGGTCCTGGACCGTATCATCGCGGGCCGAGATCCGGACAAGCAGACGGCGTTGCTGCGCGATCTCTGCGAAGTAATGACGGACGGTTCTCTTTGCGCGCTGGGCGGCCTGACGCCGCTGCCGGTCTTGAGCGCGCTCGAACATTTCCCCGAAGATTTCAAGCGGCCGGTTCCGGCCGCTGCCGAGTAA
- a CDS encoding acyl-CoA dehydrogenase family protein — protein MANTNLARALPSKYEELDQAIADKIAKDAERNDAEIRFPRENLEALAEIGWAGVLTEPQYGGLGFSHIDFAEASYRIGQADASTGLVYVMHVGAVQTINLFGNHDQKERWLKAGGRFLLGTYSTSERASGGHWWYNFSEASRDGSDYLVNAEKSFTTSSGKADYYVLQTRTPGAKDQTDITFFIVNGKAPGITPGRWDALGVRANHSGSIKYEGVKVPQRDRLGQEGQGKDIIYHGVSPVYLIGLGAVWEGVAKGALDAATAHVTGFVHQDKNKSLADYQAIRQQLGEVKVLLESLRPWRNELAAKLDELQRAGKPQGEILIPLTEFKVHAAEVANKAAAAALTVTGGYGYRRGKLERLFRDARAAIAMGPSNTIAREWIGKVLVGQPLELFYEGGE, from the coding sequence ATGGCGAACACCAATCTCGCGCGGGCCTTGCCGAGCAAATACGAGGAGCTCGACCAGGCGATCGCCGACAAGATCGCGAAGGATGCCGAGCGCAACGATGCCGAAATCCGCTTTCCGCGCGAGAACCTCGAGGCCCTGGCCGAGATCGGCTGGGCCGGCGTGCTGACCGAGCCGCAATATGGCGGGCTCGGTTTCTCCCATATCGATTTCGCCGAGGCCAGCTATCGCATCGGCCAGGCGGACGCCTCGACCGGCCTCGTCTATGTCATGCATGTCGGCGCGGTGCAGACCATCAACCTCTTCGGCAATCACGACCAGAAGGAACGCTGGCTCAAGGCCGGCGGCCGCTTCCTGCTCGGCACCTACTCCACCAGCGAGCGGGCCTCGGGCGGCCACTGGTGGTACAACTTCTCGGAAGCCTCGCGCGACGGATCGGACTATCTCGTCAATGCGGAGAAATCCTTCACCACCAGCTCCGGCAAGGCCGACTATTACGTGCTGCAGACCCGCACGCCGGGGGCCAAGGACCAGACCGACATCACCTTCTTCATCGTGAACGGCAAGGCCCCCGGCATCACGCCCGGCCGCTGGGACGCGCTCGGCGTGCGCGCCAACCATTCGGGCTCGATCAAGTATGAGGGCGTCAAGGTCCCGCAGCGCGACCGCCTGGGCCAGGAGGGGCAGGGCAAGGACATCATCTATCACGGCGTCTCGCCGGTCTATCTGATCGGGCTGGGCGCCGTCTGGGAAGGTGTCGCCAAGGGCGCGCTCGACGCCGCCACGGCGCATGTGACGGGCTTCGTCCATCAGGACAAGAACAAGAGCCTCGCGGACTATCAGGCGATCCGCCAGCAGCTGGGCGAGGTCAAGGTGCTGCTCGAATCGCTCCGCCCCTGGCGCAACGAGCTGGCGGCGAAGCTCGACGAGCTGCAGCGCGCCGGCAAGCCGCAGGGCGAGATCCTGATCCCGCTGACCGAGTTCAAGGTCCATGCGGCGGAGGTGGCCAACAAGGCCGCCGCGGCCGCGCTCACCGTGACCGGCGGCTATGGCTATCGGCGCGGCAAGCTGGAGCGCCTGTTCCGCGACGCCCGCGCGGCGATCGCGATGGGTCCCTCCAACACCATCGCCCGCGAATGGATCGGCAAGGTCCTGGTCGGGCAGCCGCTCGAGCTCTTCTACGAAGGCGGCGAGTGA
- the fdhD gene encoding formate dehydrogenase accessory sulfurtransferase FdhD, with product MLTRSPASLTTPRPAPESREATGAAAPRPADRWTGGRQETIERAVAVEMPLAITYNGQSYVVMMGSPADLEDFALGFSLAEAIVKRASEVGPVQITDHGKGLQIDVTIPERRARMLGARPRNLAGRAGCGLCGIAEIDDALRPLPQLGQGPVVSRQAIAAAVASLPALQPLNREVHAVHAAAWFTLEGEPVLAREDVGRHNALDKLIGARARMAPDGDHAPGFAVITSRMSVEMVQKAATAGIAILVAVSLPTTLAIETAEACGLTLVAGARDDGFQVYTHPERIKDR from the coding sequence ATGCTGACGCGCTCCCCCGCATCGCTGACGACGCCCAGGCCGGCACCGGAATCGCGCGAAGCGACCGGTGCCGCGGCCCCGCGGCCGGCCGATCGCTGGACCGGCGGGCGGCAGGAAACGATCGAGCGCGCGGTCGCGGTCGAGATGCCGCTGGCGATCACCTATAACGGCCAGTCCTATGTCGTGATGATGGGCAGCCCGGCCGATCTCGAGGATTTCGCGCTGGGCTTCAGCCTGGCCGAGGCGATCGTGAAACGGGCCAGCGAGGTGGGCCCGGTCCAGATCACCGACCACGGCAAGGGCTTGCAGATCGACGTCACCATCCCGGAGCGGCGGGCCCGCATGCTGGGTGCCCGGCCGCGCAACCTGGCGGGACGCGCCGGCTGCGGGCTCTGCGGCATCGCCGAGATCGACGATGCGCTGCGCCCCCTGCCTCAGCTTGGCCAGGGCCCCGTGGTGTCGCGCCAGGCGATCGCGGCCGCCGTCGCCAGCCTGCCCGCCCTGCAGCCGCTCAACCGCGAGGTCCATGCCGTCCATGCCGCCGCCTGGTTCACGCTCGAGGGCGAGCCGGTGCTGGCGCGCGAGGATGTCGGCCGCCACAACGCGCTCGACAAGCTGATCGGCGCCCGGGCGCGGATGGCGCCCGACGGCGATCACGCGCCGGGCTTCGCCGTCATCACCAGCCGCATGAGCGTCGAGATGGTGCAGAAGGCCGCGACCGCCGGCATCGCCATCCTGGTGGCCGTTTCCCTGCCCACCACGCTTGCGATCGAGACCGCCGAGGCTTGCGGTCTTACCCTCGTCGCCGGCGCAAGGGACGACGGGTTCCAGGTCTATACCCATCCCGAACGGATCAAGGACCGCTAG
- a CDS encoding formate dehydrogenase subunit delta, with the protein MEPQRLVTMANQIAHAFRLKGEARAVADTAAHIQMFWDPRMRREIRQILEAGGDGLDAIARAAVAQIQVS; encoded by the coding sequence ATGGAACCGCAGCGCCTCGTCACCATGGCCAACCAGATCGCGCATGCCTTCCGCCTCAAGGGCGAGGCGCGCGCGGTCGCCGACACGGCCGCCCATATCCAGATGTTCTGGGACCCGCGCATGCGCCGCGAGATCCGGCAGATCCTGGAAGCGGGCGGCGACGGCCTCGACGCCATCGCCCGCGCCGCCGTGGCGCAGATCCAGGTGAGCTGA
- a CDS encoding FAD/NAD(P)-binding protein, translating to MTGPAVPQIAPQIAIVGGGFTGAAVALYLLQKTPSVRASIEIFEPGTVLGAGLAYATPDPEHRINVAAARMALFSDDPTHFDRWFHLSGEIKVDPRAVVSEGRTYPRRAVFARYVDGLLRAAAREADQIEFRHTRRRVEQIARSADGYRLRLEGNETRRADLVVLAVGHPTPALPKPLRAVAGHLRLIGNPWPVDALQPIRPTDRILIVGTGLTMGDVVASLRARGHEGAITAVSRRGLTPRPRTAGKVEPLGDFAREPARTVSTLLRQVRVALRDAKAAGRPWEDVVDALRQQATAIWRALPAPEKHRFLRHLRPYWDAHRYQAAPQIDGLVVRERQKGGLQILAASLQSVAPDGDGFQVALRPRGQAETVTERFDAIVNCTGPAHDSVVRANPALASLAGAGALQADEFGLGIETDLEARVIDRDGTPNETLLVVGPLARSAYGELMGLPQVSWQTHQVAEQVAEWLGRSERQLSSPRIPAPSVGAPERRAAG from the coding sequence GTGACCGGCCCCGCCGTTCCGCAGATCGCCCCGCAGATCGCCATCGTCGGCGGCGGTTTCACCGGGGCGGCGGTCGCGCTCTATCTGCTGCAGAAGACACCGTCGGTACGGGCGTCGATCGAGATCTTCGAGCCTGGCACGGTTCTGGGTGCGGGCCTTGCCTATGCGACGCCGGATCCGGAACATCGGATCAATGTCGCGGCGGCGCGCATGGCCTTGTTCTCCGACGACCCCACCCATTTCGACCGTTGGTTCCATCTCTCGGGCGAGATCAAGGTCGATCCGCGGGCCGTGGTTTCGGAAGGCCGGACCTATCCGCGCCGGGCCGTCTTCGCGCGCTATGTCGACGGGCTGCTGCGCGCGGCCGCGCGGGAGGCGGACCAGATCGAGTTCCGCCATACCCGCCGGCGGGTCGAGCAGATCGCGCGCTCGGCGGACGGATATCGGCTGCGACTCGAGGGCAACGAGACGCGCCGGGCCGATCTCGTCGTCCTGGCCGTGGGGCACCCCACGCCAGCGCTGCCGAAGCCGCTGCGGGCCGTGGCGGGGCATCTCCGCTTGATCGGGAATCCCTGGCCCGTCGATGCTCTGCAGCCGATCCGTCCGACCGATCGCATCCTGATCGTCGGCACCGGGCTGACGATGGGCGACGTGGTCGCCTCGCTGCGGGCCCGCGGCCATGAGGGCGCCATCACGGCCGTTTCCCGCCGCGGCCTGACGCCACGGCCGCGCACGGCCGGAAAGGTCGAGCCGCTGGGGGATTTCGCCCGTGAGCCCGCCCGGACGGTCTCAACCCTGTTGCGGCAGGTCCGTGTCGCCTTGCGTGATGCCAAGGCCGCCGGCCGGCCCTGGGAAGACGTGGTCGACGCGCTGCGCCAGCAGGCGACCGCGATCTGGCGGGCGCTGCCGGCGCCCGAGAAACACCGTTTCCTGCGGCATCTGCGCCCTTACTGGGACGCGCATCGCTATCAGGCGGCGCCGCAGATCGACGGTCTCGTCGTCCGGGAGCGGCAGAAGGGCGGGCTCCAGATCCTCGCGGCGTCGCTGCAGTCGGTGGCGCCCGACGGCGACGGTTTCCAGGTCGCGCTGCGGCCGCGCGGCCAGGCCGAGACCGTGACCGAGCGTTTCGACGCGATCGTGAATTGCACCGGCCCCGCGCACGACAGCGTGGTGCGCGCGAACCCGGCCTTGGCCTCGCTGGCCGGGGCCGGCGCGCTTCAGGCCGACGAATTCGGCCTCGGGATCGAGACCGATCTCGAGGCCCGCGTCATCGATCGCGATGGGACGCCGAACGAAACCCTGCTGGTGGTCGGACCCCTCGCGCGCAGCGCTTATGGCGAGCTGATGGGCCTGCCGCAGGTTTCCTGGCAAACCCACCAGGTCGCCGAGCAGGTGGCGGAATGGCTGGGGCGATCCGAGCGGCAGCTTTCTTCCCCGCGGATTCCGGCGCCATCGGTCGGCGCTCCGGAACGGCGCGCGGCGGGGTGA
- the fdhF gene encoding formate dehydrogenase subunit alpha — protein sequence MALQPEIDYGTPARQGAPVTLEIDGQPITVPAGTSIMHAAVEAGLSIPKLCATDSLEPFGSCRLCLVEIEGRRGTPASCTTPVEPGMKVKTQTERLQKLRKGVMELYISDHPLDCLTCAANGDCELQDMAGAVGLREVRYGYEGANHFDTQKDESNPYFTFDPSKCIVCSRCVRACEEVQGTFALTIGARGFESHVSPGQDEGFLGSECVSCGACVQACPTATLIEKSVIELGQPRREVITTCAYCGVGCSFKAELNGNTVVRMTPWKDGKANHGHSCVKGRFAWGYAAHKERILKPMIRASIDQPWREVSWDEAIDYTASEFKRIQAKYGRNSVGGITSSRCTNEETFLVQKMIRAAFGNNNVDTCARVCHSPTGYGLKTTLGTSAGTQDFDSVAEADVILVIGANPTDAHPVFGSRMKRRLREGARLIVVDPRRIDLVRSPHIEAQYHLQLKPGTNVAVVNALAHVIATEGLLNETYVKERCDLESFRDWLAFIRDPQNSPEATEAYTGVPAADLRAAARLYATGGNAAIYYGLGVTEHSQGSTTVMAMANLAMVTGNIGRNGVGINPLRGQNNVQGSCDMGSFPHELSGYRHVSDEATRALFEAAWGVPIDPEPGLRIPNMFDAAIDGSFKGLYVQGEDILQSDPNTHHVGAALAAMECVVVQDLFLNETASYAHVFLPGSSFLEKDGTFTNAERRINLVRKAIPPMAGYADWEVTMKLSAALGYPMSYTHPSQIMDEIARLTPTFANVSFKRIEELGSVQWPCNDKAPLGTPIMHEKGFVRGKGLFVLTEYVPTDERTGPRFPLILTTGRILSQYNVGAQTRRTANTAWHEEDRLEIHPHDAEHRGINDGDWVLLKSRAGETTLRAKVSERMQPGVVYTTFHHPDTGANVVTTEFSDWATNCPEYKVTAVEVRPTNRRSDWQEENDVFTKRARRIAAASAAE from the coding sequence ATGGCTCTGCAACCCGAGATCGATTACGGCACCCCGGCCCGCCAGGGTGCGCCCGTGACGCTCGAGATCGACGGCCAGCCGATCACGGTTCCGGCCGGAACCTCGATCATGCATGCGGCGGTCGAGGCCGGACTTTCGATCCCCAAGCTCTGCGCCACCGACAGCCTCGAGCCGTTCGGCTCCTGCCGGCTCTGCCTGGTCGAGATCGAGGGCCGCCGCGGCACGCCCGCCTCCTGCACCACGCCGGTCGAGCCCGGCATGAAGGTCAAGACCCAGACCGAGCGGCTGCAGAAGCTGCGCAAGGGCGTGATGGAGCTCTATATCTCCGACCATCCGCTCGACTGCCTCACCTGCGCCGCGAATGGAGACTGCGAGCTGCAGGACATGGCGGGTGCCGTGGGCCTGCGCGAGGTGCGCTACGGCTACGAGGGCGCCAACCATTTCGACACGCAGAAGGACGAGTCCAACCCCTACTTCACCTTCGATCCCTCCAAATGCATCGTCTGCTCGCGCTGCGTGCGGGCCTGCGAGGAGGTCCAGGGCACCTTCGCGCTGACGATCGGCGCGCGCGGCTTCGAATCGCATGTCTCGCCGGGCCAGGACGAAGGCTTCCTCGGTTCCGAATGCGTCTCCTGCGGTGCCTGCGTCCAGGCCTGCCCGACCGCGACCCTCATCGAAAAATCGGTGATCGAGCTGGGCCAGCCGCGCCGCGAGGTCATCACGACTTGCGCCTATTGCGGTGTGGGCTGCTCCTTCAAGGCCGAGCTCAACGGCAACACCGTCGTGCGCATGACGCCCTGGAAGGACGGCAAGGCCAATCACGGCCATTCCTGCGTCAAGGGCCGCTTCGCCTGGGGCTACGCCGCCCACAAGGAGCGCATCCTGAAGCCGATGATCCGCGCCAGCATCGACCAGCCCTGGCGCGAGGTCTCCTGGGACGAGGCGATCGATTACACGGCCTCCGAGTTCAAGCGGATCCAGGCGAAATACGGCCGCAACTCGGTCGGCGGCATCACCTCCTCGCGCTGCACCAACGAGGAAACCTTCCTGGTGCAGAAGATGATCCGCGCCGCCTTCGGCAACAACAATGTCGATACCTGCGCGCGCGTCTGTCATTCGCCGACGGGCTACGGGCTCAAGACCACGCTCGGGACCTCGGCCGGCACGCAGGATTTCGATTCCGTCGCCGAGGCCGACGTCATCCTGGTGATCGGCGCCAACCCGACCGATGCCCATCCCGTCTTCGGCTCGCGCATGAAGCGCCGCCTGCGCGAGGGCGCCAGGCTCATCGTCGTCGATCCGCGTCGCATCGACCTGGTACGCTCGCCCCATATCGAGGCCCAATACCATCTGCAGCTCAAGCCGGGCACGAATGTCGCGGTCGTCAATGCGCTGGCGCATGTGATCGCGACCGAGGGCCTCCTCAACGAAACCTATGTCAAGGAGCGCTGCGACCTCGAGAGTTTCCGCGACTGGCTCGCCTTCATCCGCGATCCGCAGAACTCGCCCGAGGCGACCGAGGCCTATACCGGCGTGCCGGCGGCGGATCTGCGCGCCGCCGCCCGGCTTTACGCCACGGGCGGCAATGCCGCGATCTATTACGGCCTCGGCGTCACCGAGCACAGCCAGGGCTCGACCACGGTCATGGCGATGGCGAACCTCGCCATGGTCACCGGCAATATCGGCCGCAACGGCGTCGGCATCAATCCGCTGCGCGGCCAGAACAATGTCCAGGGCTCCTGCGACATGGGCTCCTTCCCGCATGAGCTCTCGGGTTACCGCCATGTCTCGGACGAAGCGACGCGCGCGCTGTTCGAGGCGGCCTGGGGCGTGCCGATCGATCCGGAACCGGGCCTGCGCATTCCCAACATGTTCGATGCCGCTATCGATGGCAGCTTCAAGGGCCTCTATGTCCAGGGCGAGGACATCCTCCAGTCCGATCCCAACACGCACCATGTGGGCGCGGCGCTTGCCGCGATGGAATGCGTCGTGGTCCAGGACCTGTTCCTGAACGAGACCGCGAGCTACGCCCATGTGTTCCTGCCGGGCTCCTCCTTCCTGGAAAAAGACGGCACCTTCACCAATGCCGAGCGGCGCATCAACCTGGTGCGCAAGGCGATCCCGCCGATGGCGGGATATGCGGACTGGGAAGTCACCATGAAGCTCTCGGCGGCGCTGGGCTATCCGATGAGCTACACGCATCCATCCCAGATCATGGACGAGATCGCGCGGCTGACGCCGACCTTCGCCAACGTCTCCTTCAAGCGCATCGAGGAGCTGGGCAGCGTCCAGTGGCCCTGCAACGACAAGGCGCCCTTGGGCACGCCGATCATGCATGAGAAGGGCTTCGTGCGCGGCAAGGGGCTGTTCGTGCTGACCGAGTATGTCCCGACCGACGAGCGCACCGGCCCGCGCTTCCCGCTGATCCTCACCACGGGCCGCATCCTCAGCCAGTACAATGTCGGCGCCCAGACGCGCCGCACCGCCAACACGGCCTGGCACGAGGAGGACCGGCTCGAGATCCACCCGCACGACGCCGAGCATCGCGGCATCAATGACGGCGACTGGGTGCTGCTGAAGAGCCGCGCCGGCGAGACCACGCTGCGGGCGAAGGTCTCGGAGCGGATGCAGCCGGGCGTGGTCTACACCACCTTCCACCACCCCGACACCGGCGCTAATGTGGTGACGACCGAGTTCTCGGACTGGGCGACCAACTGCCCCGAATACAAGGTCACCGCCGTCGAGGTACGTCCGACCAACCGCCGCTCCGATTGGCAGGAGGAAAACGACGTCTTCACCAAGCGCGCGCGCCGGATCGCCGCGGCCTCGGCGGCCGAATAG
- the ssuD gene encoding FMNH2-dependent alkanesulfonate monooxygenase produces the protein MTQTKTAPHAAEKTDVLWFLPTHGDGRYLGSEVGARHVSLGYLGQIARAADELGYYGVLIPTGRSCEDSWIVASTMVPLTQRLRFLVAVRPGLSEPSMTARMAATLDRLSGGRLLVNVVAGGDPLELKGDGIFLDHDERYAVTDEYLTIWKRILSGDPVDFHGKHLRIEAGKLLYPPVQKPYPPLYIGGSSPAGHRVAADHVDVYLTWGEPPDDVAAKIADVRALAAERGRKVSFGIRLHVIVRETAAEAWREADALISQLDEGAIATAQKAFSRFDSVGQQRMARLHGGKRDKLEISPNLWAGVGLVRGGAGTALVGDPHQVAERMKEYMALGIDRFVLSGYPHLEECYRFAELVFPLLPLKATTGNDLGPARNAGPFGEVIANVAAPSQRRTSQS, from the coding sequence ATGACGCAGACCAAGACGGCCCCGCACGCGGCCGAGAAGACCGACGTGCTGTGGTTCCTGCCGACCCACGGCGACGGGCGCTATCTGGGCTCGGAGGTCGGCGCCCGGCATGTGTCGCTGGGCTATCTCGGCCAGATCGCGCGGGCGGCGGACGAGCTCGGCTATTACGGCGTGCTGATCCCGACCGGGCGATCTTGCGAGGATTCCTGGATCGTCGCCTCGACCATGGTGCCCCTGACGCAGCGGTTGCGCTTCCTGGTGGCGGTGCGGCCGGGGCTTTCGGAGCCATCGATGACGGCGCGCATGGCGGCGACGCTGGATCGCCTCTCCGGCGGCCGGCTCCTCGTCAATGTCGTGGCCGGCGGCGACCCGCTCGAGCTCAAGGGCGACGGCATCTTCCTCGACCATGACGAGCGCTACGCCGTCACCGACGAATACTTGACGATCTGGAAGCGGATTCTTTCCGGCGATCCGGTCGATTTCCACGGCAAGCATCTGCGTATCGAGGCGGGCAAGCTGCTCTACCCGCCGGTGCAGAAGCCCTACCCGCCGCTCTATATCGGCGGCTCCTCGCCCGCCGGTCATCGCGTGGCGGCCGATCATGTCGATGTCTACCTGACCTGGGGCGAGCCGCCGGACGATGTCGCCGCCAAGATCGCCGATGTGCGGGCCTTGGCGGCCGAGCGCGGGCGCAAGGTCTCCTTCGGCATCCGGCTCCATGTCATCGTCCGCGAGACCGCGGCCGAGGCCTGGCGCGAGGCCGACGCGCTCATCAGCCAGCTCGACGAGGGCGCGATCGCGACCGCGCAGAAGGCCTTCTCGCGTTTCGATTCCGTGGGCCAGCAGCGCATGGCGCGGCTCCATGGCGGCAAGCGCGACAAGCTCGAGATCAGCCCCAACCTCTGGGCCGGCGTCGGGCTGGTCCGCGGCGGCGCGGGCACGGCGCTGGTGGGCGACCCGCATCAGGTCGCGGAGCGCATGAAGGAATATATGGCGCTCGGCATCGACCGCTTCGTGCTGTCCGGCTATCCGCATCTCGAGGAATGCTACCGCTTCGCCGAGCTGGTGTTCCCGCTGCTGCCGCTGAAGGCGACCACCGGCAACGATCTGGGGCCGGCGCGCAATGCCGGGCCCTTCGGCGAGGTGATCGCCAATGTGGCGGCGCCGTCGCAGCGCCGGACCAGCCAGTCGTGA